gTTGAGGCACAgagtataaaaaacattgtcaaaatagtccgtctgccatcagtggttcaatctgaattttatgaagcaacgagaatactttttgtacacaaagaaaataaaaataacgacatttattcaacaatttgtctgcTCTCGGTCTCAgcgtagtgccattttggagagcatccgatggacgcaaagggtgtacgctattctctgtcatcagtaatgcatggatacgtattgtacgtttatttacactttgcgtccatcggatgctctccaaaatggcgctgcGCTGAGAGGAGATGAATTCttgaataaatgtcgttatttgcgtacaaaaagtattctcgtcgcttcataaaattcagattgaaccactgatggcagatggactattttgacaatgttttttatactcTGTGCCTCAAccgtgtaatttacttggcattcaatgggacagtcacaagcctgccggttttcatccaaagtatcttaaattgtgttccgaggacgaacaaagctttttcgggtttggaacgacatgggggtaagtgattaatgacaaaattttcattttggggtggagtatccctttaagaaaagtATTGGAAATACAGTGATGGAAATTGAGAGACTAGAAAAACAACATTAGGACTGAAGATGAAGCAGCTGGAAAATATCAACAAAAGAATGGAAAAGGTAACTGAAAAAAGATggaataaaaaatttatatgGAAGAATTTGTGGAAGAAAAGAATGAAGAAAAACGAGGACAAAGAATAAGAGACTTCATGAGATTGAATGAGAGCGTAAGAGCAAAGGGATAGAAGggtaaaacaaacagtgctcAAAAGTGGTGGAAGATTAAAAGCAAGCAGCGTGTGGAAAGCATGTGTGAACCCACCATCCTCAACCAAGCGACCTCCCTCCCACCTCATTCTCCTTACATCACTGGTTCCACAGAAACCCACCCATAGGCGGCACTTTGAAGTGCTTGCTTAAGCCTATCTGCGCACAAACCTTGGACAGTTCAAATGTCACAGTTGGGATTCACTAAATACAGTAGATGATCGGCCATCATATGTTCTTAATGTTCAAAGTTGGCCATATTCTCAAAACTGCAGATTGATTTCAGTCCAGGACACTCCAATTCTATAGTACAACCCACAATTGTTAAAGCTACCCCACAAATAGGACACAGAACAAAATTCCATGCAGTACAGTTGTGATTGTCAAAGTCATCTGGTTTTGCAAAACCAAACTTCCAAGATGCAGTACTATGGATTATACCTTTACCGTAAGGTGTATTGTCTCATGCTTCACAGACAAGAAAAAGAACAGACTTGGCCAATGCAGGGTTCAGAGGTGACTGGGCTAGTTTAGCTTTACATGGCTTGATAAACTCAGCCCTGTGGAACAAGATGTCTACAAGACCTACTACTTACTAGAGTGTTTTTCTAAAACTTCAGCATACTGCTAGACTAATTTTAGGATGATTCAACTGCAAGAATGTCAATGCATCTGACCgcatttactgcattttaaatgctaTATGAACGCAAGAAAAAGCATTACCAGTGCTGTATCCATGTGATCCATAACCACTAGCTTGCTGGAAGGGTGCTGCAGACGCATTGACACCGACATTCACACCGTGCTGTTTGGAGGAGGTAGGAGCCACCTGGAGGAACATTCAGAAATAGTCCTTTAAAAATCACAGCAAGGTTGTCACATCAGCAAAACAAGACTAGCACcaaatattaatcaaaactagcccaatcacTTTTTTCCACGGGTTCTCCCTTCCGTTTGTGGTTAAAAATCATCTCCATCAAAATCACATTCCAGGTGGTGCCCCTAACATCCAAGTGTAATGGATTACAGAAGAATAAAGTAGAATGAGGACCAGGTGTTGACTGGATCCGAGATGTGTCTGTCAATTGTTGAGTTGAGACTGCTGATTGTCTGTCGAGTTTTGTTCTAGATGcaaaaagtaaatgcatcttcTATGTCCACTCAGTGGGTATGCTTAGTGAGAGACATGGCGTATggaattttagtaatttaaagaGTCTGGTAAATTAAAGAGCTCATCACTTATGGACATGACACGTGAATAAATATGACTAGGCAGTAATGTGTCCATGTTAAGTCATATAATGCCAAATTTAGACttcaaaggtggcacagaagagcTTCTGAAGTGGCAATTGCAGACTGTTTATCGCTTCTCAGCGGTGCCATAAATATTTATCCACACTGCAATTACAACTGCATACTTTGACACTAGAGGCTCATGGTCAAAGCATGCATAATTCAGTCTGGCTTTTAAGCTATGCTGTGTCTTTACACTGAATTTTAAGCAGGCACAGAGCAGCTTAGCTGTGTAAAGAGACATTATGAACTCTTACCGGAAACATGGCAGGGCCGTACTGGAAGGTGTTGGGCAGACCAGGCACACCAGTATAATAGGGCAGGCTGGTGTAGCTGTATCCCGGTGGAAGGGCTGGGTTAAGGAAGGGCTGCTGGGTGGTGTGGTGCGTTTGTGTCTGGGTCTGCTGGGGCTGGGCCAATGTTGTAGCTGGGGCAGGAGACGATGCGTCGCCACGGCCAAACTTTGACAGGTCGCCAGCTAAGAGTAAGATTTTATAAACAGCATTTCCGAAAAAGTAGCATTTGGCTCAAAACATTTAGGTTCCCCTCACCAGACACTGAGTGCAATGCACAAACCAAACTTGACTGCATCTTACCAGAATAAGGGTTGCTTGTCAAACTGCCTTCCCTGCCAGTCAGTGCTGTGGTTGGAGTAGCAAATGGAATGCTGTAATAGTCCTGTAGGAGGAGAAAATGGTTTGCAACTTCATATGCCACAAACAAACCCAGCACTGTTGTATTCATatcaaatacttcagctaatcAAACAGGAACAACCCCTCACCAGTGGTATCCTGGTCTGCAGCATCTGTAAGTCATCGTAGCCATACACTTGAGGCTGCAGGACATAAGAGTTTTGTGAgctaaaactaatatatatatatatataaaagcatgCTTGAAGAGTACAGAAGTGACTGCAGCAAaggaaaaaataagaataaaaaaaaacaacaggacaaaacaCTCACTGGGTATGGGTGAAGCAGGCCGGGAGCCATAATGTAAGGGTTGGGCAGCAAGGGCGGCACTCCAGGAGGCAGGTTTGGAGGTGCTTTCCCTGTTTAGATGAAGCAGTGTACAATCAAATTATACTGAAATGGTTTTATCCTGATACATCAAGCATTTCCCAAGTTTTGTTTTACACATCTCTGAGATAATGAAAGGGATGTTGACAATGTCTGTACATGTCGAAAATGCATAATCACTGTATTCTTACCTGAGGCAGCCGTGCTGCGAGACAATGAGGCAGATGAAGGTGCTGCAGTGGCTGAGGCAGCAGataatgatgatgaagatgCAGCAGCCGTAGGGGGGGCCATTGAAGCCACACCAGCACCACTGTTCAATCCCATGGTCAGACTGCTGACCGGGCCCAGTGCCGACTGCACTGAGACCGAACTGACAGATGAAGAGGGGGCAACGGGGCCACTGTGGGAAATAGGGGCTGCTGAAGTAGCTGAAGAGGGTGGGGGAACTGAAGGAGCCACAGCAGAGACCGACGAGAATGACGAGGAGTGCAAGCTGGAATCTCCATCCACACTAGGGTGCTGGGAGGAGATcaaacaagataaaaaaaaaaaaagttaaatacaaaataaaacaattttgtaaacagaatttttggaagaataaaattaacattttaaatgacctAAAGTCATTTCAGAGGCAGATCAAGTAACACATTTTCACGAACAGAACAAGCTGTGCACAACAAGAAACAGACAATACTGATTTCAAGTTGACTTCATTCAGTTGCAAACTCACCAGAAGACTTGTGTTCGAAGTGCGAACTGAAGAAGGTGCCAAACTATTTTGCTGTGTAGAGAGGGAGCTAATGGGAAGCAGTATTAGCAGCATGATTAGCATCTCTTATGCAGgaagacaaaactaaagtaatgcaaaaacaaaatgctgTACTTATTGTGCTGAGGAGGGGCCAGTGAGCTGGGCGAGGGGTCTTCGTGTCCGAGAGCACTAAGAGGTGTCTGATTGGATGTAGACAGCAGAGAAGGAGGACCTGATGAAGGGTCAGCCAATGAGGATATGTTGGAAACTGATGGGGGGACGACTGATTCAGACGCCGGTTTCACAGGCACTGCAGAGCCTGCTGCAGCTAGGAAAGATAATGGGATATTTAACAATGTTGCATGAGGCTTGTTTACAACAAGAGAGGTAATTATAAGCATCTCCACACCAACGGACAATAACATTTGATTTATCATAAGCACATGCAGCAGTAAATGTCATCAGTCGCtataaatgctcaagctctttaaaagTTGGGTGGATTCTGATTATTAAAACTTGAAAAGTTATACCTTCCAGAGATTGTGACGTCTGCATTGAACTGAACCCATTCTGTAATCAGAAAGAAAAGATTTGCTTGGATTAGGGAtgctccgatcaggatttttgagGCCGATCACAGAAAGCAGTATCTGCCGATCCGATCACCGATACAGATCTTTTTACTAGCTtgtaggggtggcacggtacatgtattcgtaccgaaccgtcacggtacgggcgtctcggttcggtgcatgaagCCTTACGAcaaatacaggcaattcacccccaatccagaagggggcgcccgcagtaatgcagcgctgtttgataactgccagcagaagaacagtgaATGCCATTaattgcgcacttgaaaacaaagtcCCCAGACAGTGACCACGTGCTGATTCTGAActcgtctctcacatagactgacaagggagtataggcggtttcaacggcaacaacaaacgttactgcgcatgcgtgcttttgtggccctaacttaacttccggtagacatccaaatacaatcagtaacaacagctaagtccctctagagtagattatgttttgataacaagcaaaataggtttgctgcgtaaatcagacagactgagatgcagcgataactacttggatggacttattaaaaatgcaaactcattctctgccagcaggaggcgctttaaagcgGAAGAACTAGAGGTTTCCACGGAAACGGCTGTTGGGCTGTACACAAGCACtgctgagcttacaaacgctgcttaATCAGGCATATAACATGATACATACAGTGATATTTTTGATACGTTTTGATATTTAAACGTGCGTTATGTGCTCATGTCTATTCAacgaagccttttggaaaatcggtcagttttgatatcgtgGCTGGTCaccacaaataaacaaatgtatgggaaacacatcccacagcacaacaacctgagcccaacttcattactcatcactttaactgtgtttgtagccggTGCCACTATcaagaccgataaacaaacacagaccggaagttaatTTAGGTCCAGGCGTGTGCGCCTGATGAAACCGtttatactttaaaggcttgcgcactcaactgtttgcttttttaaacacttattgtcttattaataatcactgtataaaaggtctgcttttatttgtgtacactcacaatgaaaacaaaacagattttatatatctatataatgtaataatatttagtattttcacatctagatgggaaaaaaaaaaaaaaaaaaattgtaatttgcactactgtctgttcaaaataaatgaaaagaaactgagcatagcagatttttttccccctgttgtaccgaaatcgtatcgaaccgtgacatctgtgtaccgtgccacccctactAGCTTGCATAACATTCATTAACAAGACGAGGCATGGCATAGCACATGCTATATTACATACACCgactaataaattacagaatgtttagcaaacactgaggaatcaaataaataatatttaaaaaattaaaaggaaaGCATCCATAACGTAACTTGAGGTAAACAGCAAAGATAAGCTtttcaaaacgaaaacaaaaaagtaaaactaaactggCTGTCGCTGACAGGACTTGCTTATTTTTTTCTACAAGAATACCAACATGTTCACCTTCTCTGGTTTAAGAAGCGGCCTTTTACTTTAGCTTGAAAACCAAATCCTCCGTTGCGCTCCATCTGTGGAGCGCACCTTCGCGCTCGTGCTGATGTAgcgagtataaaccaggctcTACACCTGAAGCACTCGCGTTGAAAGCGCCTCTCTTCACTTGATCAGTGAAATCTGACTCCTGCTACAATGTGACGCTTTGGAGCTGCGCAGACCATGCACTCGCACACGTCAAATTTTTACTCACACATTCTCAAAAAATGGTCGCAGTCTAGAGCCCTTATTATCGTAGCGCAGTACATGTTAGGTATGTAGACATGCGCGGTACGTGTCGATATTAAAAGGCAAGCGCGAACAAACATACACAATGGCGGACTACATGGTAGTGTTGTTGCTGATAAAGAGTTTGCCAACACAGCAAAAGCTGCTATGAATGAGGAGTAGAGCAACATTGGTGATTTTAGTGACGGAACTCCCACCCACAAAGAGCTAATCGTCACTTCCCTACAGGTACTGTTTACTAACAAGGTGACagcgccaactactggcctggcatacGTAATACATCCACAAAAATTGCCAAAAACTCGAATTGTTTTGAAAACGTTGTCATGCATGTGTGAAATTTTTTAGAAAGCAGGGAGAAAAAACACTTTTCAGTTTTTGACTACATCGTTGTCCGGTAAAAGTAGCCTGACTCTCACCTTGGACTGAATGTCTTTCTGTGGTGAGGAGGACACAGAAGGAGGGTAGCGCCGTGTTTGGCTGGCTCTTGGCTCATAAAGCTCCATCTGACTGGGGTTGGACAGGGCTGTTGCTTGCTCACTGTGGACAAACCAgaaaatcaacattttatgGTTGTTACTATCAGGACAGCATGATTAAtccaaataaaactgaaatcatgATATGACTtaacaattgacctatcggtaagcccctcccctaaaacgcagactagccaatggcagtcgagtatcagttgcacggggagcggaactcggacatctttaggtttcagcgccatagagaaacattggaagatcccaagctcgcatcggttttatggggtttatgcttcaaaaatggaaaaacgatgtgcctggggtacttgtaacactgattccaggtatcctgagaggatgggcaatatcatttattttattacatttcctgaatccaaacaaaacaaagcaaaatgtccctaagtattcaccccaatacaaatgaagacaaaaacgttcattttctggttgacatacactcattaagttacaatcttcatctgctcaagcagaacgttaatgttatcttgtgctttagcaaggtatctctggctaaaactagctaacgttaaaagttagtgagtccatgctaatgtacaacccaaatagcggactgttctcgcgtcttgtacagtgtaggtcaaaaacacataaacgaagatctacatttcagtgcctctccatattaaactgattaaatgtgcattaatttaatcggtccctgcgatacatgaacagtgttgatcctgcacgTTGTCAtccgatcgtgatgaccgaccgtaatatgagacttctcccgcttgcattgtgatctgtaaaccctccttcgagttacccaccttatttatttttaaatattttataaatccctccatggaatatttaattcccatttggtggccttctgtgtccaaaaatATCATGGAACAAcgttttcacactgcagctgtcattgaaagacagtgagcaactcggtttgtttgtccgagggagcaacagtaactaaggggggcggggcttaccgataggtcaattaagCAGCAAAGGCTGCAATGTAGgcctaattaaataaatgcgcTGCATGGTTCATGTGCTTTTAGAAAGGAGCAGCTCATGATCCAGTGTTTTCTGCATCTCAAAGCAGCTCCTATGCCTGTATATTTATGGAAAGCAATATGCGGCAACCATCTTCCCAAATTTGTAATGAGAAGTGCTTATAAAAAATGTGTCGTCATATCCAACAAAAAGCATgatgtttaacattaaaaataaaggaatgcagacaaatttttaaatatttgttcaaaagtattaaaacaatGTCAGTTACAACAGTTACCATTGTGTTTAataatttttctctttttaatttattatttatcatccaggtggatgttGCACAGACCCCACCCCCTCACAATGTaaaaagcgctttgagtgcctagaaaagcactatataaatgtaaggaattattattttatgattactgtttttattattattattaaattattataataataataataataataataacaacattacCATACAGTCAcaattttggtcaaataaagaGAACAGAAAAACTGGTGCTTTAAGAAAAAGAAGTTGTGCAGCCCTGGTAACTGCGCCAATTTTAACCTGCGCTTGAAACTACGAATGCTTTAGATAAAAGCTTTAGTCTAAACCTCCCTCAGACGTGAGATACCCACTTGCTAGCACTTGTGTAAAGGCTGTTCTGGCCTTGGTTGCCTTGTGTCGTTGTGGCAACAGCTGCCGAGGCATCGTACTCAGGAAGCACCGGTTCAGAGCCGAACTGTAATGCTCCAAACTGCAGGTTGAGCCCAGATATATCCGCGGAGCCTGGCATCTCCACTGCTAGGGCTGGAATCTACAAAAATCACACCATTTGAGTAAACGGACTGATCAACTCTATAATTCAAAGTTGATCAATCCTAACAAAGCAATGTAGACCACAATGAACTAGGAGAATCGAGACCTTGGTTGTGATGGAAGCCCTcttcttctgctgtttgagtttGTGCTGCTGCAGGGGGAGTGGGCTGGATGCCTGTGGGTCAGCTGGACTGGAAGAGTTCTGCTGACCTGGGGCAGGTCCCGAGGATTTGGGCAGAGGGGTGGTGATGGCCTGGGCTAATGATGATGATGGGGTGGACTGAGGAGGCAGGGTCGAGGTGGTAGAAGCAGGTGTGGCTTTGTCCTGCAAGAAGGCATCCATCATGGAGGAGGAAGTGGTGGGCTGGTAGGGCTGCCGTTTGGTAAAGGGACTGTGCACAGGCTCTGTTTGAGGTTTCATATCTGTagacaaagaaaaagaataagACTTCACAGAATGGGTCGAACAATCACAGAAGTGATTCAAACCCTGTCAGCCCTCTTACCGTACTGCCCCAGTGTAGTGGGGCTGGTATCCCAGGTAGAAGGACCAGCATTGGGCGGGCCGCTTTGTGAGTGCTGGGCTGCTAGCTGGGCCAAAGCCCGGGCCGTCTTAATCTGCTCCAGAAACTGAGAACCAGTCGTGGAGCCTCCAGTGGTTCCTTTTGGATCGCCAACATCACCAAAACCCTTACTGAGCATGCTCACCTGTAGAAAGGACATAGAGAGACAAAACTCCAATGTTTTGGCTGCCTTCAAACAGTTTAGGCAGGATCATGTCTAATTTAGAACTAAATTTCAGTTCTGGATGCTGACTGGACATATCTGGATGCTGATTGGACAGTAAATGGAAATAACTCAAGGGCATGGAGCAAAAGATGATAAACACCAAAAGgtgacacattttaaaaatctaactttgtcaatttaaaatgtattaagttAAACTTGATCAAATATGGCccctaaaacaaaaataataattaaaactgaCCCTTAAAAACAGCTATGACATGACCTGTGTGACTTCATTATTACATCTTGCTCACCATGCTGTGCTGGCTGTAAGGAGCACCAGAGGAGGACTGGGACAGTGATGCTGTCTGCTTTGAGTTGCTGAACACCAGAGACTGAGACAGAGACGGTGGCTGTGGGCCTTCAAGCGAAGCAGGCTCTGCCTCGGAGGAAGAGGAGGGAGGCGTCTTCCCCAGCAACACCGCCAGATCAATCCTGAACATCAAACATGCTTACATCAATTAGGTTCTCGAATGCCATGACTGCAGCACATGAACAGATATTTAGAATTAGGTTGTGAAAATCTAGACATGCCACAATATTGTGGTTTTGAGTGTCAAAATTGCATTCCTTCTAGATAGAAGAATAGTCTGCATTCAAAATTTAGACTTCtgataaactttaaatatttcgggttatgttttttaataaataaatgaacactttcagcAGGGATGCATACAATTTATCAAAAGGTAAGAAAATCCATTTGTTGAAGATTTCcataccatttaaaaaaaaaaaaaaaaaaaaaagttattttgacgTTTCTATTCAATGaatgagtgaataaataaataagataagTGTCACAGCAGCTCAACTATTCAACaaaacatgtttcttgagcaaatcagcatattagaatgccTTCTGaaatgtgacattgaagactggagtaatggcttctgaaaatCATGAACAAAATCACatttcaaattatatattttttaatatataaattttttttatttttttaaatgcagccttcattgacataagaaaaaaaaaatatatatatatatatatatatatatatatatatatatataaaattatttataaaaacaaacccaGACTTCTGAATGCTATGCCTAGCCAAAATAATTTCATATGATAAGTGAATTTCACTGATGCCTTGAAATCACCACTGGCTTACCTCTGTCCAGCAGTAATGGTGACATTCTCCTGTGGAATGGGCATGGATGCCACACTGGAGGCAGTGAATATCTTGGTCTCTGACAACTAAACCGAGAACAAGAGTTAGTTTTATTTAGACCAAAAGCCTGCTTTTCAATTTAAGACTCCGTTCATATACTCACATCCTCATTCCAGTCCTCCATGCCCCACTCTTCTGTGGCAGTTCTCCAAGCACCTGTTACACAGACATTTAGCTCACTTACAAAGACAACAGGTGAACAAATCCTTAGCAAAGCAGACAATGCAAGACTCACCAGGGGCAGAGTCAAACTTTCGAGGATAGTTTGTTCCCTCTCCACCAGTAAACTCAAGCCCTGTGGAAACAGATTTATGTCAGAACATCAACTCTTACATGCACGTTTTAAATGGACGGTGTACTTCGGCCTGAAGAAATGCCAACACTGTTGGAAACTGGAGGAGGGGTTTACAAGAGACACTTATGGCATCACTCACTATTTCCATCCTCGGGTTCCAGGTTACCAGTGTTACTCCAAGTGCTGCCGCTTGTGTAGCTCTCCTCTGTTTGGGCTGGCTCAGTGTAGTCCGCTGGGTTAAACGTACtaaaaaaagcaaattaaaGTTTTGGTTTTTGAGGGAACATCGAGTGAATGAGGGAGGCAAGAAATTACATCAGCGACATCagtaaaaatgtgcaaaaatcacTTCAACAGATCCACTacgacctaaaaaaaaaaaaacactcctaTGTCATAACGTTCTAAATTCAATTATACCAAAAGACGCAAATGTGCTTTCCACTCACTCTCAAACCCGGAAACCAAACCACTGGAAACTAAACATATGAAGCTCAAACTCTGATGCATTCTTCAATAACTAGCCACTATAAACCCTTTGATCCTACACAAACAAAACCAACACgctc
This portion of the Onychostoma macrolepis isolate SWU-2019 chromosome 19, ASM1243209v1, whole genome shotgun sequence genome encodes:
- the ubap2l gene encoding ubiquitin-associated protein 2-like isoform X1, producing the protein MMTSVGGSRTRGNWEQTQGQTQSQSQHKQRPQATAEQIRLAQMISDHNDADFEEKVKQLVDITGKDQDESMIALHDCNGDVNRAINVLLEGSPDTDSWEMVGKKKGVSGQKESAQTDGGDEGKENREKGGERDVARRRGGAPRRGRGASRGREFRGQENGLDGAKAGGVAGRGTERGRRGRGRGRGGAGRRGGRFSAQGMGQIDKGPRYDFSGDESTFNPADYTEPAQTEESYTSGSTWSNTGNLEPEDGNRLEFTGGEGTNYPRKFDSAPGAWRTATEEWGMEDWNEDLSETKIFTASSVASMPIPQENVTITAGQRIDLAVLLGKTPPSSSSEAEPASLEGPQPPSLSQSLVFSNSKQTASLSQSSSGAPYSQHSMVSMLSKGFGDVGDPKGTTGGSTTGSQFLEQIKTARALAQLAAQHSQSGPPNAGPSTWDTSPTTLGQYDMKPQTEPVHSPFTKRQPYQPTTSSSMMDAFLQDKATPASTTSTLPPQSTPSSSLAQAITTPLPKSSGPAPGQQNSSSPADPQASSPLPLQQHKLKQQKKRASITTKIPALAVEMPGSADISGLNLQFGALQFGSEPVLPEYDASAAVATTTQGNQGQNSLYTSASNEQATALSNPSQMELYEPRASQTRRYPPSVSSSPQKDIQSKNGFSSMQTSQSLEAAAGSAVPVKPASESVVPPSVSNISSLADPSSGPPSLLSTSNQTPLSALGHEDPSPSSLAPPQHNNSLSTQQNSLAPSSVRTSNTSLLHPSVDGDSSLHSSSFSSVSAVAPSVPPPSSATSAAPISHSGPVAPSSSVSSVSVQSALGPVSSLTMGLNSGAGVASMAPPTAAASSSSLSAASATAAPSSASLSRSTAASGKAPPNLPPGVPPLLPNPYIMAPGLLHPYPPQVYGYDDLQMLQTRIPLDYYSIPFATPTTALTGREGSLTSNPYSAGDLSKFGRGDASSPAPATTLAQPQQTQTQTHHTTQQPFLNPALPPGYSYTSLPYYTGVPGLPNTFQYGPAMFPVAPTSSKQHGVNVGVNASAAPFQQASGYGSHGYSTGYEDLGQASAGSGDFCKGGYGTAVAAAAAAAAAAAAASAQNKPASSVTGPGVGVSVTSSNTGVPDISGSVYTKTQSFEKQGFHTGTPSASFSLPSALGSGGPINPPAAAGYAPAPYMHILAPHQQPHSQMLHHHLQQDGQSGSGQRSQNASIQQKSQINKSGYNSYNWGGN
- the ubap2l gene encoding ubiquitin-associated protein 2-like isoform X2 encodes the protein MMTSVGGSRTRGNWEQTQGQTQSQSQHKQRPQATAEQIRLAQMISDHNDADFEEKVKQLVDITGKDQDESMIALHDCNGDVNRAINVLLEGSPDTDSWEMVGKKKGVSGQKESAQTDGGDEGKENREKGGERDVARRRGGAPRRGRGASRGREFRGQENGLDGAKAGGVAGRGTERGRRGRGRGRGGAGRRGGRFSAQGMGTFNPADYTEPAQTEESYTSGSTWSNTGNLEPEDGNRLEFTGGEGTNYPRKFDSAPGAWRTATEEWGMEDWNEDLSETKIFTASSVASMPIPQENVTITAGQRIDLAVLLGKTPPSSSSEAEPASLEGPQPPSLSQSLVFSNSKQTASLSQSSSGAPYSQHSMVSMLSKGFGDVGDPKGTTGGSTTGSQFLEQIKTARALAQLAAQHSQSGPPNAGPSTWDTSPTTLGQYDMKPQTEPVHSPFTKRQPYQPTTSSSMMDAFLQDKATPASTTSTLPPQSTPSSSLAQAITTPLPKSSGPAPGQQNSSSPADPQASSPLPLQQHKLKQQKKRASITTKIPALAVEMPGSADISGLNLQFGALQFGSEPVLPEYDASAAVATTTQGNQGQNSLYTSASNEQATALSNPSQMELYEPRASQTRRYPPSVSSSPQKDIQSKNGFSSMQTSQSLEAAAGSAVPVKPASESVVPPSVSNISSLADPSSGPPSLLSTSNQTPLSALGHEDPSPSSLAPPQHNNSLSTQQNSLAPSSVRTSNTSLLHPSVDGDSSLHSSSFSSVSAVAPSVPPPSSATSAAPISHSGPVAPSSSVSSVSVQSALGPVSSLTMGLNSGAGVASMAPPTAAASSSSLSAASATAAPSSASLSRSTAASGKAPPNLPPGVPPLLPNPYIMAPGLLHPYPPQVYGYDDLQMLQTRIPLDYYSIPFATPTTALTGREGSLTSNPYSAGDLSKFGRGDASSPAPATTLAQPQQTQTQTHHTTQQPFLNPALPPGYSYTSLPYYTGVPGLPNTFQYGPAMFPVAPTSSKQHGVNVGVNASAAPFQQASGYGSHGYSTGYEDLGQASAGSGDFCKGGYGTAVAAAAAAAAAAAAASAQNKPASSVTGPGVGVSVTSSNTGVPDISGSVYTKTQSFEKQGFHTGTPSASFSLPSALGSGGPINPPAAAGYAPAPYMHILAPHQQPHSQMLHHHLQQDGQSGSGQRSQNASIQQKSQINKSGYNSYNWGGN
- the ubap2l gene encoding ubiquitin-associated protein 2-like isoform X4, whose amino-acid sequence is MMTSVGGSRTRGNWEQTQGQTQSQSQHKQRPQATAEQIRLAQMISDHNDADFEEKVKQLVDITGKDQDESMIALHDCNGDVNRAINVLLEGSPDTDSWEMVGKKKGVSGQKESAQTDGGDEGKENREKGGERDVARRRGGAPRRGRGASRGREFRGQENGLDGAKAGGVAGRGTERGRRGRGRGRGGAGRRGGRFSAQGMGTFNPADYTEPAQTEESYTSGSTWSNTGNLEPEDGNRLEFTGGEGTNYPRKFDSAPGAWRTATEEWGMEDWNEDLSETKIFTASSVASMPIPQENVTITAGQRIDLAVLLGKTPPSSSSEAEPASLEGPQPPSLSQSLVFSNSKQTASLSQSSSGAPYSQHSMVSMLSKGFGDVGDPKGTTGGSTTGSQFLEQIKTARALAQLAAQHSQSGPPNAGPSTWDTSPTTLGQYDMKPQTEPVHSPFTKRQPYQPTTSSSMMDAFLQDKATPASTTSTLPPQSTPSSSLAQAITTPLPKSSGPAPGQQNSSSPADPQASSPLPLQQHKLKQQKKRASITTKIPALAVEMPGSADISGLNLQFGALQFGSEPVLPEYDASAAVATTTQGNQGQNSLYTSASNEQATALSNPSQMELYEPRASQTRRYPPSVSSSPQKDIQSKNGFSSMQTSQSLEAAAGSAVPVKPASESVVPPSVSNISSLADPSSGPPSLLSTSNQTPLSALGHEDPSPSSLAPPQHNNSLSTQQNSLAPSSVRTSNTSLLHPSVDGDSSLHSSSFSSVSAVAPSVPPPSSATSAAPISHSGPVAPSSSVSSVSVQSALGPVSSLTMGLNSGAGVASMAPPTAAASSSSLSAASATAAPSSASLSRSTAASGKAPPNLPPGVPPLLPNPYIMAPGLLHPYPPQVYGYDDLQMLQTRIPLDYYSIPFATPTTALTGREGSLTSNPYSAGDLSKFGRGDASSPAPATTLAQPQQTQTQTHHTTQQPFLNPALPPGYSYTSLPYYTGVPGLPNTFQYGPAMFPVAPTSSKQHGVNVGVNASAAPFQQASGYGSHGYSTGVSVTSSNTGVPDISGSVYTKTQSFEKQGFHTGTPSASFSLPSALGSGGPINPPAAAGYAPAPYMHILAPHQQPHSQMLHHHLQQDGQSGSGQRSQNASIQQKSQINKSGYNSYNWGGN